A single window of Chloracidobacterium thermophilum B DNA harbors:
- the msrA gene encoding peptide-methionine (S)-S-oxide reductase MsrA: MTASREVAVLAGGCFWCLEAVYLGMRGVEKVVSGYANGHTPNPTYQQVCSGTTGYAEAVEITFDPNEVSYRDLLDVFFVIHDPTTLNRQGADVGTQYRSGIYYLTPAQHETARQVVAELTDKRIFDAPIVTEIEPLRNFYPAEDYHQNYFARHPYQPYCVAVVAPKVAKFRKHFLEKVKA, from the coding sequence ATGACTGCATCCCGTGAAGTCGCCGTGCTTGCCGGCGGCTGCTTTTGGTGTCTGGAAGCCGTGTATCTCGGCATGCGCGGTGTGGAAAAGGTCGTTTCCGGCTATGCCAACGGACACACGCCCAACCCCACCTACCAGCAGGTCTGTTCCGGGACGACAGGCTATGCCGAAGCCGTTGAAATCACCTTCGATCCGAACGAGGTGTCGTACCGCGACCTGCTGGATGTCTTTTTCGTCATCCACGACCCGACAACGTTGAACCGGCAGGGTGCGGATGTGGGCACCCAGTACCGTTCAGGCATCTATTACCTTACGCCCGCGCAACATGAGACGGCGCGCCAGGTAGTGGCGGAGTTGACGGACAAACGGATTTTCGACGCGCCGATTGTGACCGAAATCGAGCCGCTGCGGAACTTTTACCCGGCTGAGGATTATCACCAGAACTACTTTGCCCGCCATCCATACCAGCCGTATTGCGTGGCGGTCGTTGCCCCCAAGGTGGCCAAGTTCCGCAAGCACTTCCTTGAGAAAGTCAAAGCCTGA
- a CDS encoding cation diffusion facilitator family transporter, with amino-acid sequence MSATDAPAPTTSATVRRVLRRLLVANLAVVVAKALAGWWAGSLAVLSDAVHSLTDAANNLVGIWLIRAAAKPPDREHPYGHAKLEPIGAFVVSAVMGVVAYEIGREAVLRLWAGATVSLALTPLTFAVMLGTLAVNLLVVWYERRAGQQLGSPFLLADAQHTLSDVYVTVGVLVGLVGMWFGWTWLDPVVSLAVVAAVGWGAYHVLVTAINELMDTAAVEDERLIALARQHPDVVEVRHVRSRGRGAYGFAELTLVFRHDDLRRAHATSDLLETQIRQMYGLAHITIHLEPAEVRTPGDVKAEELSA; translated from the coding sequence TACCGTCCGGCGTGTACTCCGGCGATTGCTCGTGGCCAATCTGGCCGTCGTCGTGGCCAAGGCGCTGGCTGGATGGTGGGCCGGCTCGCTGGCCGTGCTGAGCGATGCCGTTCACTCGCTGACTGACGCGGCCAACAATCTCGTCGGCATCTGGCTCATCCGGGCGGCTGCCAAACCGCCGGACCGCGAACACCCTTACGGCCACGCCAAGCTCGAACCCATCGGCGCTTTCGTCGTGTCGGCCGTGATGGGTGTGGTGGCCTACGAAATCGGACGCGAAGCCGTGCTGCGGCTCTGGGCCGGGGCGACCGTATCGCTGGCGCTGACGCCGCTGACCTTTGCCGTCATGCTCGGTACGCTGGCCGTCAACCTGCTGGTCGTCTGGTACGAACGGCGCGCCGGGCAGCAACTCGGCAGTCCTTTTCTGCTGGCCGATGCCCAGCACACGCTGAGCGATGTGTATGTCACCGTGGGCGTGCTGGTGGGGTTGGTCGGCATGTGGTTTGGGTGGACGTGGCTCGACCCCGTGGTGTCGCTGGCCGTTGTCGCTGCCGTGGGCTGGGGCGCGTATCACGTGCTGGTGACGGCCATCAACGAACTGATGGATACGGCGGCTGTGGAGGATGAGCGGCTCATCGCGCTGGCACGCCAGCACCCGGATGTCGTGGAGGTCCGCCACGTCCGGTCCCGCGGACGCGGCGCCTATGGCTTTGCGGAACTCACCCTGGTTTTCCGGCATGACGACTTGCGCCGCGCCCACGCCACCAGTGACCTTTTGGAAACCCAGATTCGGCAGATGTACGGTCTGGCCCACATCACAATTCACCTTGAACCGGCCGAAGTCCGTACGCCGGGCGATGTCAAGGCAGAGGAGCTATCCGCATGA